The sequence tagtgtgatcgaggagctcattgcatatgagacatgacatggagttatgtgatcaaagtggagaagatcaagacaaggcttggcttgatggaccggttgcaatggagaagggcaagtcaaggctttgaatcgagggaccgcgaggcggtgaagcttgggcaagatttcgcgccgatggaccgaggcaacggtgaagagcgagcaaggtcaagaccGATGGACCAAaaaggtcatgtgatgatatggagtggatcatatcatttaagaaagatcaagccaagtgttgactcataatgatgatcaaaaggcttgatggagtttggtgcttgtgtggcatcaatatttgggaagatgaaatggaatgcgcaaggcaaaggtatgacttgtagggcatttcatttcaccggtcaaaagttgtgtagagaagtgcatgaccggatttaggatagatggccgtactatcaagaggggcaaacttgtttgcatatcgatcatctagtgccacttgagcgatctaacattgcgatgttgctaggatcgagtggcgtggtgagatcaagtgaaaatcctttgaaaatgtttgtgaaatgctaacacacatgcacatggtgttgttcacgtggttgtgttggcacatttgcaaaggagaaagagttggagttgatgttgatcaactttgggaagcaagaaaggtcttttgtttttctgcggaaattaggttgtctcttggagtggaatactgctttgatccattgtgttttggatcaagaattcagttgggttgtgtagccctctgaattagctttccatagagtccaagatcacctaatttggacatcggagctaagagttatggccattttaccgaggtacatttctgctggaaatagacctgcggacggtccgccctagacctgcggacggtccgcccttgaggggcggacggtccgccgttatctcggttgagctcaaacagaaccgtttttggctctgtgggtggtccaaaatgacctgcggaccgtccggtccatgggggcggacggtccgcctttaaaagctgaaacgggcgcagaaacttggttgttctgtcttgggtgcccaaaatgacctgcggaccgtccggtccttgggggcggacggtccgcctcctactgaaatttctgggacagaaacactgcggtttctgtgtgtgctcacgttttgaactgcggacagtccgcccctggggagcggacagtccgccggtaacttccagatttagtcagagacgtttgcaaatcggttggttcgaagttttgaaccgcggacagtccgccccaggggcgcggacagtccgtccggggctctaacggtcgactctgacacataatcattgcagttctagccgttggttttaaatggcggacggtccggtttttgtgaggcggacagtccgcgaaaactcagttttcacgggatttgagtgtaacggctagtttggggcctccctctataaatagagggtgtggccggccatttgagtagaaagagcaccttggggacttggtgtccatgtatgagagtgcttgagagccctctactcactctaacttgatagtaatcatccgatcgagtgagagagcaattctagtgcgattgctttgagagattgcatcgagtggcactaggtgatcgtgttgcaagccggtgtgcttgttactcttggaggttgccacctcctagacggcttggtggcaagaaactccgttgaagcccgtaagaagtttgtgcggtgctccggagaagagtttgtgaggggtattgtgctcaccccgcgggagccgcgaagagcaactctcgtgaagagcaacaagtggtccggccggatcatgtgctagagctcggtgtgagcactccacgtgggagagtgtgacttgagagtcaccactagcaagaggatcggcggcaaccttggagcttgtctcaacggggattagcttggtggcaaccaagtgaacctcgggataaaaatcaccgtgtcaactttgtctactcttctcggtggtttgaattctccaaatcacaagcattgtatttacattcttctatatcttgtgcttgtgtagttgctctctagtaaTTAGTTAGCTtatgtagcttgctaatcatcttcttgcttgtgtagctagaagtagagatcctagtgtatctagttagcttgtgtagcttaattagttgctcttgcttagattgtgtaactaagcaagttgagctcttggatttggattgtgtatccttgtccttgagcatctagtgagtttaggttggctttgtgcttttgctcattagatttgtgtaggagctcccccggtttgtgaagtactagtgcttaggcttgtgtgacttggcattagaattattAAGAGAgatcttactagcttggcactccatttgctttgtgtaggatctttttggaggtgccttagagttatagttagaggggtgtagtcttggctaagcgaatagtttcaattccgcataagtctCGGTTAGCcgacgcaattagttttagaaaggactattcacccccctctaatccgccatctcgaccctactaCAACATGGCCTCTTTATAAGAAAAAATTTCTGGATGTAAGGTCGCTTTCATGAATCATATGGTTCAAATATGTCGGACATATAATTGAATCAAACCTGAAAATTTTTATAGCCTTGCGTACAGATTTACATTTGAGGCTCAATCACTAAAATGGAGGGGGGAAATGGTATTTGCTACTTAATAAGTAAGATAGTGTAAATTATATGAGCTATGAGCCCTCATTGTGATGGCACCTTTTTGCAGGTGGTGGGATTTGCTGATCAGACATGATAGGTACTTCAAAGGTCAGAGTTTACTGAGGATCGTCAAGTTATGGCTTGTGATGTGTCCCGATGAAGTGTCAAGGGGCAAAATCCATTGGCCAGTGGTCCGAAAGATCTAGATCTCCTTGCATTTTTTTCCATTTTGACAACAATTCCTGAAAATGGCAAATCGTTACAAAGGATCGCGTTGTTGTGATCACATGGCCAGGGCAGGAAATTAAAGGAATGGTGTACAATAGCTCATCCTTTTCTCGGAAAGGTTTCTGGATGCAATGTTGTTTTCATGAATCATATGGACCAAATATGTTTCCGCAGATATTTGAATGCACTTGACCCATTTTGTAGTCTAGTACGGATTTACAATTGAGACGCTATCTTACAATGGCATCGCAATAATTTGCTAATTAATAAGAGGAATATATCATGTGCAAACCAATCTATCCGTGAAAACTATGCAGCCACTGGATCAACATCTAAGGGGAGGGCGCAGGGGgagtgggaggggggatttgcaaaagtgtgattacctaaTCCAAAAGTGCgggcggttaattgtaaaattatcctCCTCCCCATGccctttggatgttgatccagtgGTCCAGATTAAAATTTGTATAGTTTTCACGGAGAGACTGATACGTTTCCATTTATAAGATAGTATAAAATTATATTTGTGTCTTATTTGCATGTCATCTTTTCACAGGTGGTGGGATTTTATGGCTGAAGGGTGACGAGAGACGTGATAGGTTCTTCAACGGTCAGAATTTAGGCGACCCAGTTTCAGAGATCAAGAGCACGTATACAGATATATATATTTTGAAAAGGATGTGGAAATATCACTCGAAAAGGAGAGACGATGACGTGTGGACAATGTTGAAACAACCGTTGATATTTTACTGCCGTTTCACCTAGGATCACCAGGTCGTGGAGTCCATCATCTATTCATCTTCGTCACTACATATCAATCTCCTTGTAACCACAGCTATAtatattggggggggggggggggatgtgtTGAAAGTGTACATATAAATAGATGGAAGTTGTATAAACTGGAATTTGCAAAATAACATATGCTCCCACCAAAACAATATACAGAATATGGAAGGATTATAGAGGTGTAATAAATTGGTGGCCGTTAGGTGCACCTGTAATCcattttagtttaaatatttgtactgtttcttcaaaacaagattCTATTTTTAGAAAAGTACCACAAATATTTGAACATTTAAGAGTTACCACTAAAATTGTAGAAGGAAGAACTGCCAAGCTAAGTGTAAGGAGTAATTGAGTGAACGCTGAACGCACCAACAGTGCGGTGTCCATATCTCAGCTCATCACTTTCTTCCAAAAGCCATCCTCCATCCATGAACCGTCGCAAAATATCTGCGCCGATGGGGATGCCGGGAAAACTCCAACGCAGATTTTGTTTGCCTCTGCCCGATTTCGTCCCGATCCAACGCAGCCGGTGGCCGTGGCCATCCACGCCCTATCTGCCATGCACAGCGCCCAGATATttgttgcaggcttgcagcctccctccccttcttaaACCCTGCCACCGCAAGCTCATCCCCTCACACACCTGCCGAGTGCCGAGGTGCCATCCCCAGCAGCTCCAATCCTTCCGTCCATCTCGATCCCCAGCCCAAGAAGCTAGCTCTCGGCCATGGCCACCACCGCGTCGACCCTCCTCAAATCCTCCTTCGCCGGCGCCCggctcccggccgccccgcgcgccccgtCCTCCGTCGCCGTGGCgaccccccgcgccgccgggcccatctgcgcctccgcctccgcctcctcctccaccccgccCTACGACCTCACCTCCTTCCGGTTCAGCCCCATCAAGGAGTCCATCGTCGCCCGCGAGATGACCCGCCGGTACATGACCGACATGATCACCCACGCCGACACCGACGTCGTCATCGTGGGCGCCGGCTCCGCGGGGCTCTCTTGCGCGTACGAGCTCTCCAAGGACCCCTCCGTCAGCATCGCCATCGTGGAGCAGTCCGtgtcccccggcggcggcgcctggctCGGCGGGCAGCTCTTCTCGGCCATGGTGGTGCGCAAGCCCGCCCACCGCTTCCTCGACGAGCTCGGCGTCGCGTACgacgaggccgaggactacGTGGTCATCAAGCACGCCGCGCTCTTCACCTCCACCATCATGAGCCGCCTCCTGGCGCGCCCCAACGTGAAGCTCTTcaacgccgtcgccgtcgaggaCCTCATCGTCAAGCAGGGCCGCGTCGGCGGCGTGGTCACGAACTGGGCCCTCGTCTCCATGAACCACAACACCCAGTCGTGCATGGACCCCAACGTGATGGAGGCCAAGGTCGTGGTCAGCTCCTGCGGCCACGACGGGCCGTTCGGGGCCACCGGCGTCAAGCGGCTGCAGGACATCGGCATGATCAGCGCCGTGCCCGGGATGAAGGCCCTCGACATGAACACCGCCGAGGATGAGATCGTCCGCCTCACGCGTGAGGTCGTGCCCGGCATGATCGTCACCGGCATGGAGGTCGCCGAGATCGACGGCGCCCCGAGAATGGTGTTAACTCTATCTTTCTTTCTCCTGGTTCCTGGAATGATTTACGATTGGCTAACGAACGAGCGTCTTCTGATTGATTGCAGGGCCCGACGTTCGGCGCCATGATGATCTCCGGCCAGAAGGCGGCGCACCTGGCGCTCCAGGCGCTGGGCAGGCCCAACGCCATCGACGGGACGGCCCAGACGGCGTCGCCGGCGTGGCGCGAGGAGTTCGTGATAGCGTCCAAGGACGACGAGGTCGTGGACGCGTGAGCAGGGGACGCGCGCCGGGTGGGGGAGCGATTTCCGTGGGGATTTTCTCCGTTTCTTCTGGACTCTGCTGCTTTGTTCAGTTCAGCTGTGTCTCTCGCTAGTGTCGTGTTCATACCACTGCCACGCCAGTATGCCACCGTGTGCTCTGTCTCGTGGGGGCACCACTCTGTGGGGCCCTCCTGGCAGCTGGAATAAAGAGAAGATGAAATAAAATGCATCTTGGTAACTTGGTGTGGTACTACATGATTGATTCGTTGTAAAGAGATGAGAGAAGCGGGCTCCACAGTTCTAGCCGTCTTCTGCTCACTGTATTCCTTTGTCCCTGCAACCTGCTGTAACAGTGGGGTGTCTTGCTAATAGATAAAGGACTTGTTACACTTTGAACACTTGAATACTGACCAGTAAATTGCTGGCCTGGGGCATTTCATATAGACCCAAAGGAATGGCGAAAGTACTAGAAAACCAAGGTCTTATTCATAAGCTTTTTGCTAGTATGAAACAATTTAACCCTTATTGCGGAATAACGAATCCCAGTGGAATTCTGAGGCAAGCAGTGTCTACTACTAAAATTTGTCAAAGCCATCATGTCTCATCATACATGGCCAGTCCATCGAGCACCCTGACAATCAGAAGTTAGGAAGCACTATAGTCTCTGCTTTCCACTTAACTTAGTTTTCCATGAACCCACTAGTTATCCATGATTTGATTTTAATGTGCCCAAGAGCAGAGCTTGTCAGGTACATGGGTCTTAAGATCTGGATTACGGAGTACTAGGCTGGGATTATGGGCTGCCTTTAGGCCCAATCGGAGATGACGatggcaaaaagaaaaatcagagCGGGAACTGGAAGTCTTCAAGacgctttttttcatttttatatttttttaaaaaataaaatttcaaaaatatatgtcgaatagggaaattttaaaaaatggGTGCCTATCGACAGtgtgcctgtcgcccatccagttggcgacaggacgtaaatgtaaaaaaatttacatttagatCCTGGCGCTCAGGGCACATTAAACAGTGAATttgtaaaattaatataaaattgtagaaaaatcgaaaaaatacaaactca comes from Panicum virgatum strain AP13 chromosome 4K, P.virgatum_v5, whole genome shotgun sequence and encodes:
- the LOC120704075 gene encoding thiamine thiazole synthase 2, chloroplastic-like: MATTASTLLKSSFAGARLPAAPRAPSSVAVATPRAAGPICASASASSSTPPYDLTSFRFSPIKESIVAREMTRRYMTDMITHADTDVVIVGAGSAGLSCAYELSKDPSVSIAIVEQSVSPGGGAWLGGQLFSAMVVRKPAHRFLDELGVAYDEAEDYVVIKHAALFTSTIMSRLLARPNVKLFNAVAVEDLIVKQGRVGGVVTNWALVSMNHNTQSCMDPNVMEAKVVVSSCGHDGPFGATGVKRLQDIGMISAVPGMKALDMNTAEDEIVRLTREVVPGMIVTGMEVAEIDGAPRMGPTFGAMMISGQKAAHLALQALGRPNAIDGTAQTASPAWREEFVIASKDDEVVDA